The Pleuronectes platessa chromosome 23, fPlePla1.1, whole genome shotgun sequence genome contains a region encoding:
- the men1 gene encoding menin produces the protein MGLHSGQKKHFPLRGIDGVVQLFDAELRKPEPDLALLSLVLGFVEHFLAVNRVIPINVPGVRFEPLEPDCPNSCFPTVELGMISALYERFTAQIRGAVDLSQYRRTASGSSRELVKKVSDVIWNSLSRSYFKDRAHIQSLFSLITGTKLDSSGVAFAVVAACQVLGLKDVHLGLSEDHAWVIFSKGGEETAEVTWHGKGNEDRRGQTVTAGVNEKSWLYLKGSYMKCDRNMEVAFMVCAINPSLDLHTDSSELLQLQQKLLWLLYDRGDLDRYPMAMGTLADLEDQDPIPGKENPLKIHLKAVSSAQKHYNNEHIYPYMYLAGFHYRHKEVREALRSWAEAAQVMQEYNYFREDEEIYKEFFDVANDVVPTLLKETPSADSPGEGGEGGEGADKELPKQAAAFSALLDPECFAHLLRFYDGICKWEEGSPTPVLHVGWATYLVQSLSRFDAQVRQKVSIITKEPESQDDDDQSSDDPREGRRRGPRRESRLEEQNSSSPPAAPTSPSTLLQAAVQPRKVGEGGGRRRSSLSQRSGDAEGKPKSPSPDSASSPLSQQQASPSPAGPVVVFQSEKMKGMKELLRAAKVNSSAIKLQLTAQSQVQMKRQKSTPTGDYSMSFMKRQRKSL, from the exons ATGGGTTTACATTCAGGCCAAAAGAAGCACTTTCCCCTGCGGGGGATCGACGGTGTTGTTCAGCTGTTTGACGCTGAGCTCCGCAAGCCCGAACCAGACTTAGCACTTCTTTCCCTGGTCCTGGGTTTTGTCGAGCACTTCCTAGCTGTGAACCGAGTCATCCCCATAAACGTTCCAGGAGTACGGTTTGAGCCTCTGGAGCCAGACTGCCCCAACTCCTGCTTCCCCACAGTGGAGCTGGGAATGATCTCTGCACTGTATGAGCGCTTCACGGCCCAGATCCGGGGTGCGGTGGACCTGTCCCAGTACAGGAGGACTGCTTCAGGGTCAAGCAGGGAGCTGGTGAAGAAAGTGTCAGACGTGATTTGGAACAGTCTCAGCCGCTCGTACTTCAAGGACCGGGCTCACATCCAGTCTCTCTTCAGTCTCATCACTG GCACCAAACTGGACAGCTCTGGGGTTGCGTTTGCGGTGGTGGCGGCCTGCCAGGTTCTCGGCCTGAAGGATGTCCACTTAGGACTGTCTGAAGACCATGCTTGGGTGATCTTCAGCAAAGGCGGCGAAGAGACAGCAGAGGTCACCTGGCATGGGAAGGGGAACGAGGACCGACGGGGACAAACAGTCACGGCAGGAGTTAATGAGAAA AGTTGGCTGTATCTGAAGGGCTCCTACATGAAATGTGACAGAAACATGGAGGTGGCCTTCATGGTCTGTGCTATCAACCCATCACTGGACCTACATACTGACAGCTctgagctcctgcagctgcagcag AAACTCCTGTGGTTGCTGTATGACCGCGGTGACCTGGACAG GTATCCGATGGCTATGGGCACTTTGGCTGACCTGGAGGATCAGGACCCAATACCAGGAAAAGAGAACCCCCTGAAAATCCACCTCAAG gCCGTAAGCTCTGCCCAGAAGCACTACAACAATGAGCACATCTACCCCTACATGTACCTGGCGGGTTTCCACTACAGACACAAGGAAGTGCGGGAGGCTCTGAGGTCCTGGGCCGAGGCAGCTCAGGTCATGCAGGA GTATAACTATTTCCGTGAGGACGAGGAGATCTATAAAGAGTTCTTTGACGTTGCAAATGATGTAGTCCCCACTCTGCTGAAAGAGACCCCTTCTGCAGACAGTcctggggagggaggagaggggggagaaggagcagacaaG GAGCTCCCCAAACAAGCTGCAGCCTTCTCGGCACTCCTGGACCCAGAATGCTTTGCTCACCTGCTGCGTTTTTATGATGGTATCTGCAAATGGGAGGAGGGCAGTCCCACGCCGGTCCTTCATGTGGGCTGGGCCACCTACTTGGTTCAGTCTCTGAGCCGCTTTGATGCTCAG GTGCGTCAGAAGGTGTCCATCATCACTAAAGAGCCAGAGTCCCAGGATGATGATGACCAGTCCAGTGATGACCCCCGGGAGGGCCGCCGACGAGGCCCCAGGAGGGAGTCCAGGCTGGAGGAGCAGAACTCTTCTTCCCCTCCTGCTGCCCCCACCTCCCCATCCACCCTGCTTCAAGCAGCAGTTCAGCCCAGGAAGGTTGGTGAGGGAGGCGGGCGCCGCCGCTCCTCGCTGAGTCAGCGAAGTGGAGACGCCGAAGGAAAACCCAAGTCCCCCAGCCCAGATTCTGCATCCTCCCCGTTGTCCCAGCAGCAGGCGTCCCCCTCCCCGGCCGGTCCTGTTGTCGTCTTTCAGAGCGAGAAGATGAAGGGGATGAAGGAGCTGCTGCGCGCAGCCAAGGTGAACTCCAGCGCCATCAAGCTACAGCTCACCGCCCAGTCACAGGTCCagatgaagagacagaagagcacTCCCACCGGGGATTACTCCATGTCCTTCATGAAGCGGCAGCGCAAATCGCTCTAG